atgaggatataagaagccacctcggagttccatgacctgtacaaaAGCCCCCTCTGGACCTGCTCCCACGCTAGTTGTAAATTGTAAGCACCAagcaggagagagggggcagcattggcttcaggcagcagcagccccagaatcaccGCTTCATAGAAGGATAGACATTTAATAGTAAGAGATAATTAACTAGAGAAATCTTAGGGCTATATCCTTACTATGGTGTGCTATGTCAGTGATTTGTCATCAGGGTATGTCATCCAGGTGCACAGCACTCTCACCTGGGCACTGTGGTAGAGGGATATAGTTTGTTGGTGCCAATTGTGTTTTCCCAGTGATCTGCACACATTCTTAGTAGAACATCTATGTGTTTTAAATGGGTGAgtgatttatttcattttgtggaacaaattaaaaaaaataataaaaaaggctaGAATGCTTTAGAAATGTGAATTGTTGTTGCACACCTAATGGAATTTATCTCTGAAATAGTGAATAATGTTAAGAGAGAGCTTACTGTATTAATACATGTCATAAACTAAGTAATGTAATATATTGATTTGTGTGAGATGTTTGTTTGGTTAAGCAGTGACTATCAGTTCTCTTTTGCACTTCATGCTTCCTGGCCTTGAGACTGTTAAATAGCAAGAGGCAAGGAGCAATTCACTCCCCTCATCATGCTAAAAGCAGCTCATGCAGAACCATATCACAACTTTTGAGTTAACCTGTGGCCCAGAACAACCTCTCACAGCAGGGGGATAACAGTATCAGCCGGAGTATATAAGCAAGCATACACTGTCTTCCCTTTTGTGAGATGGTATCTTCTGGCTTCTATGTCCCTTTCATGACTGTTCGGGTTGAATTAAGTCACAGGTTAGCACAAATACAATGCCGGTCTGTGGGTGCCGGCAGAGATTAGTAACAGCATCTTTGTGTCCATGCCTAGCGGAGCTGAAATATTTGAGAGTAAATAGTTGATCCCAGGCAGTAATTGAAAACCCAAATCATGTCTGTAGTTTGGAGCTTGGTTATGAGTTCATAGAAAACAGATGGTATAGTGCATAGCTTTGTCACAAAACACACAAGGGGATCAGTTCATTTCATGGGGGGGAGGTCAGCTGATTTCATTGGCCAACTAGTTTTTGAAAAATGCGTTCTATGGTTGTTATACAGGGCGGCATTTGAACCAGCGGTGCTGAGAGAGAATCCGTTATTTAACTCCATTTGCTTCAATTTGTCTGCTACTCTTTTCATGTCTATTGTTCTCTATGTAAATCTGGCAATGAAGGGGTTTATCCCTGTCCCCATTAAGAGCCCTTCATGTGAATAGCTAATGTATCTGCTGGCTTTGTCTGCACAGATCTGACATTCAGCTGGGGCCAGCGGGTCAATGCTGTGTGCTTGTGGGTGGAACCGAGCAAAGGCTTGGGGTTCTGAGGGGCCAGTGGAGAGAGGGGGGTGAAAAGGGTGACTGTCAGGCACACAATTGGGCTCTTCTCTGTTGAGAATGTAGGGTGAGCGTGGCAAAGTTATGAATAAACATCACCCTTCACTTGCACATAAGCATGCATCAGAGTCTGCCCCTGCCTGCGCTCCCAGTAACAGCACAGTGACACACTACAGTGACAGTCGGAATGCTAAATGGTGTGGGGCCTCACAGGGCCAAAGTTGATGCATTGCAGTGACCTAATTAAATTCAGTAgtcattaaaaaatgaagacctgcaTTATGCAGGAAGTATTTAATCTCATACCTATTAGCCAGGGAggttttcttttttgcatttgaaaattGTATTTTACTCTGTTATGGTTGGCAGGCAATTTACTGTGGGCTAGCCTTTCAGTAACATCATttttttatactagatataacatTTCAGCCATCCATCTCAGTTTGATGATAAGAAATAGTATTCTGCTGTTTGTTCAAACCTCATTTTGCCTGGTTTGAGAGCCAGTGGTTTTTAGGGTTTTTGGGCTCAAGTTACCCTTTGAGATTCCCCTTACTCTTACAGTAATATGGTATATCTATCTATGACAGTAAATAAGCTTGTCTTCTGGCTTGGCCTCAGTCTTACACTCTGCTGCCGTTGCCTGTTTTAAGGGGACCACTTGTAAAATGGCAAATATTGACAATTAACTCTTCACTATCCGTAATCTCTGTAGCTACAGGTGGCATTCACGGACAACTGATCTCTATCCTTTCTATTCTCTATTCACTTGGATACCTGTCTGTACACACCTGTAGGGTTCAGTGATACCTCTTCTGTTTTCTCATGCAATGAACTACATTGGCCCAGTATTTGAGAAATTTGATTTCTATTCTTGTTGTCCGTATTGTTGTGTTATAATATTATGCATTTACTCTAGTCTCTAtttccatctaaataaaccactgtTCTTTAGCCTTTACCATGTTTTGGGTGATTATTCAATATACCATATCTGTAAACTATAATGTTACATATTGTATTGTAATTGTAACATTTGGGCAAACTGTGTGGCATATAAATTGCTTAGTGTCAGTCCTGAAATAGAATATTGTGGAGGTTTAGCTTATTTTGTGAAAATAaatggaatgaatggaatatacccccagagtgaatacataaccaacagatagtttatatcatattaacttgcctattaaagaatgtcaccaaactggaatatatatatccgtaaatattgcccttttatatcctttcccttgatcaccatttagtgatgggctgtgtgatccctcagagatcacctgacaggaaataatgcagctctaactgtaacaggaagtagtgttggagTAAAAGACACAATAAGTGGCTtgtgtgacctaacatgtatgtgtgcccttggtttatttgtgtggcccttaaaatagcaattttctgtttaggattacccaatggcacgtaataataaaaaaaagtatacttttataaaaatgttttatttagatgaagcagggttttacatatcagatgcaatatatttttatagagcatAGTTTTCATTTTAAAGAAACCTTTTTTTAATATCGGTCAGAATCAGTCTCaggaataacccccccccccccccccccagtgttaaTCTGTGTACCACCATTGACTGTACTCATACTGCATTGTTGTGTTGGGCTTTATAAAGAATGTATGTTCTAAGGTAAATAATAAAGCCTTTTTAGAACCATTTATAAATGCAAGGGAGTAATCTATTTATACAAGCTATATCATTTTACTTCCCTAAAGAAATATATGAATGGTTGTTATTAATAAGagtaaagtttccctttaataattctTTAATCAAGACTGGCCAGTATGCTCTGGCAGTTAAGAGGATGAAGTGTCTGAGCCTGCAGACTATAAATGCTTTTCTTTTAGTTCATAGAAATGATCACAAGTTCTGAGATATTTGCTTAGACTACAGGGTAGTGAAAGGTTTTGTCAGCTATAATGCAAGCTGTTCCTGTTAACTCTTACACGTACATACCCTAGGCACATGCACAAACCTGGAAAGCCCAATTTATACAGGTACCATTAAGTGAGATATTGAAATTCCTTTAGCTTCACTGTGGTAactgcactgtgtgtgtgtgtgtgtgtgtgtgtgtgtgtgtgtgaatgaggCAGATGTTTTCTTGCCTGGTCCAGTGGTTACATATTCCATATGCTGCTTCACTGCCAGATGTTCCTCAGGAGAATAAGGCCAAGATGATTTCCATGTATATCCTGGATAGACTTGTCATTTTTTCCACTGTTTGTGTTATTAGATTTAGTCTGTTCCTTCCAGCTAACCTTTTCATTACTGAGGCAACTTGCAGATACCATCGAACAGTGGTGTTGGGAGAGCCCTAGAGTTGTCCATCTGGAAAAGACTTGCTGTCTTGTCTAATTGTTGCTCTATGACACTGTTGGCTCCATGAAGTTATAGTAAGCCCTGGTGTATTTGTCTAATGTTGAATACAAGTTTATTGCCAAAGGTTCCTTTTGTTTTCAGGGCATAGAAGCTTTCAAAAAGATATTTGACACTAATAGCACATTTGTCTTGAACTTCTTACCCTCCTGCAGTGTTTGTCTAGAGTGTACTACATCATAAATTAGGTTTAAATTACTTGAGATTGTATGAGACTGCAATGTGCTTCAGTTAGTTTGGTGGAATAACCTCATGTGATCACTTGATGCCAGCCATATTTGTTGATGTGACTAGTGAGTATTGTATATAAGAGTAATTGgtaataaatgtttttgtagTTAGTGTAAAGTGGAAGAGTGATCTAGCCACAGACTTAAAGAGCTGTAGGGTCACCAACTGAGCTGATTGTTGCCCAGTTTGCCCACCTATTCATGGATCTCATGGATAGATAGGTACAAAGTGGTATAAAATATCAGTCTGCTTGAAGTACTTTGAGCAATAATTACTAATGAGGAATCTAATCATCAGTAATGTTGGCAAATTGTGTTGGAGTGTTCTTCATTTCAATGCTAAAGTTTCACTAAGCAGCTCTATGAACAGTTCAACTGGTTAGCTTTAACCTGTTATGGTCCCTTTCTTTGAGATGCCAAGCCTCTCCCATGCCAACCAAATATGTTTTCTCCACCTGGTGGACACCCAGCACATGTGGTGGTTCATTCTACCAGACCGAATGATTATTGCTGTTCGTTTCCCACAGCTCTAGTAATGAAATATATTGGATATCAGCTCATACAATTATGAGGGGCATAAGGCAAGCCCACCCTTTTCTGTCAAGCATAATAAACAAATCAGTAGATTTTTTGGCTGTTTGGGAAAATGAtccctaacaaccagacagcattttaaTCTACAAGCTGGAAAGAGATAAAAGAGCAcggcaattaataaaaaaaaataaataccagttcTAACCAGTGCTAAGAGTGCTGTAGAGTTTCCACCTCTCCGGTTTTTTACCCAGTCAGtccagtttttgtttttgttagggATGTCTGGGGGAAAACTGCCAGTCTGGATTTTCAAATGAATGACCCGGTAATTAGCGAATCACTGATTGCTGTGTCATAGCTCCACCCTGCCCCCTGAAACGTCACCACCCCTCCCCTTGCCCAGACCCATTGTAgtgcaaaggtggcaaccctactcaccTAACCTTACTGTGATTCTTATGTGATTCTTATTGACATTGACAATATTAAGATAAAATAGCACATGGCACAAGTTATACGCATGAAGCTATTTTGGTACCTTCTGTTCTGTGAATGCCACAAAATGCATTTCTTTAGCAGACAGCTTGATTCTTTTGTGACTGTCAGTTAATCTTGAATAAGATCCATTTGCCCTGCAGCCTATGAGCAGATGTTTTGTATTTGTCTTGCAACTGCTAACAGCAAGACAGCttgccctaatatatatatatatataaactgataGATAAAATCCAAGTGTAAAATGCCTGCCAGTGGGGATATATAAAAGAGCAGATGACAGTATGGAATTTTAgcagggtccagtttaccctagcaactgggcagtggtttaaataagagactgtaAGATGAATAGGAAAGAGCCTTTTCAGAATTTAAATATCTACACTTTTAATTGAATTTAATTTACATTGGCAGCTATTGTCAAGATGCATTGGTTCACTCGGTCTCTGAAACATAACAGCAGATATAAATAAAAGCAGGGCAATCCCCTGCAGGCCAAAGAGGATAAAGTGTCTGGGCCTATATACTTTCCTCATTTAAGAAGTTTGAACATTAATGCCTTGAGGTATTTGCATTATCTCTTACTTACTGAGGAGCTTGTGAGCTCTGTATTGCAAATAATTTCCATTTAGCCCTTTGGATATGGGAGATCAATGCCCTTGTGTAgtattagtaataataaatagtttttagtaAGTGTTACTGCTGCCTCATTATAGCTGAAGGTCCTTTTGGGGGTTTAGCTTTTGTTAgcacagtaaggggctgatttacttacccacgaacgggtcgaatggagtccgattgcgtttttttcgtaatgatcggtactttgcgattttttcgtatgttttgcgattttttcggattctgtacgaatttttcggatccaatacgatttttgcgtaaaaacgcgagttttcctatccattacgaaagttgcgtaaaaagttgcgcattttgcgtagcgttaaaacttacgtgaaaagttgcgcatttttcgtagcgttaagttttaacgctacgaaaaatgcgcagcttttcgcgtaagttttaacgctacgcaaaatgcgcaactttttacgcaactttcgtaatggatacgaaaaactcgcgtttttacgcaaaaatcgtattggtaacgaaaaattcgtacagaatccgaaaaaatcgcaaaacatacgaaaaagtcgcaaaatgttcgttttcaagtcggaacttttccaattcgggtcggattcgtgggttagtaaatcagcccctaagtgttggacATCTCTAACCTACATATTAGACTACCCAGAGTTTTGTGTTCTttctctagatcagggatccccaacctttttatacatgtgagctaattcaaatggaaaatgttttggggagcaacacatgaaTCACAATAGTTTAGTTTAGGGGTtgtcaaataagagctatgattggctatttgggagcccctatgtgaactggcagcctatagaaggctatGTTTGGCATTacgctcagtgctgtccaacttctgtggcgcCGAAGGCTGGAATTTCTGtagcatatatagtggagggccactatattccccttttttaaactgcaccaacTTCAAAccaaacccatgttatcacaagaccatgcctacattaatggtggtagcgcagcaaaaacccaaatggttggtgctcactgcagggaaatcAACCATCATATGTcacattcatatgtgaaagaattatattatgtcatattaagacacacgcttaaatccatatgccccctcctcccatgtgaatagcacagcaacccccaacacataattacacaccttagggaccatttaatggctatttccaactactaacaaactcccagaagaAAACTCTGCCAGGTTCACCGCTAAATCCgtcccacctggctgttttatgtggcccttggtgagtgtgtctgactatccagcctgatcaattcccattttcctcacatagtaactaagactaaggggtatatttatcatgccgtgtaaaaagtggagtgaagcattaccagtaatgtttttacacattgtgataaatataccccttagtatcttactaagtatattaataaaaaatttggcctgtgacttagcctgtgttttagatttcggcccccttatgtgattgagtttgacacccctgtcccagaggcagcatagggcagacagagtatggcacacacaggcagcataggacaggcagagtatggcacacactggcagcatagggcaggcagggtatgacacacacagtcagtgtagggcaggaagagtatggcgcacacacagggagaacagggcaggcagagtatgatacacacaggcagggtagggcaggcagagcatggcacacacaggcagggtagggtaggcagagtatggcacatgcaggcagcatatactacctatgctgcctgtgtgtgccaaatacAGTACATAAAGTGACATAATGCGCCACCTGTATACTAGTACTCTATGTAGTGTGGCTGCCTTCTCTGCTACCAATTATCTTCTGTGAGAATGAACcattatctttccattcaggtcTGATGCATAGTGTGGAAGCATTTACCAGTGGCGCAGTTCTACACATATGTGGGAGTTACCCCACTGGGGCCCCTTAGTCAGTGCTCCACTCTTAATCAAAGGTGGATGATAGGGAATGTTATTCTTTCATAGTTGCagattttacaaataatttttattcagggggccccaaccagtggctcaggagcaacatgttgctcaccaaccccttggcttttgcccccagtggccaataagcttatttttgaattcctggcttggaggcaagttttggttgcataaaaaccaggtgtactgccacacagagcctcttgtaggctgccagtccacatagggtcaTATAACCAatcaccccaggtacatttttcatgcttgtgttgcttcccaactctttttatatttgaatgtggctcacaggtaaaaggttggagacccccaTTCTAATTCACAGTACAGAGctaatagcaataaaactgacaTCTAGGGATCATCTGTAACAGCTGAAAGTCACTAGTTTGCATATTTACCTAGAGATGCATGTGATTCAGCTCAGGTGTGTGGGACATAATGCCTGATCCGACCCCGTCCCCACTTCCATCCTGTTTGTGCAGGAAATGTACAACCTCTGACATGACATTTATCATCTTTACCTCTGCCTGGGTGTTACACCATATATTTACTCTGTCAGTGGAGTGGACTCAGCTCTTCCTAACATTGTTAGATATGTTGCTTTCATGTTCTGGCTTCAGATCAGGATCTCTTTCCTGGCATTATTGTTTTTTCTGAAATATGACTCACCAGATGGAAAGTTCCGCCCCTTCTCCAAGCAATACAAACTGACATTGTTCTGAATTATCTCATTCTCCATAACACATTAATTCAAATTAAATAATTCTGAAAAAATAATTAGTGTTAATGACTGTTCACATTTTTTCAGCTACGATGCCGCAGATACTTTAGTGGCTACCGAGAACTAAGGTTTGCTGTTTCCTGTAAGGCAATATACAGTTATGCCTTCATAGgaacaatgcaacatttttaccagGTCAGTAAATCTGGTGTGGCATAAGATGAAAAACTGAATAAGTGCCCATCTGGGACAGACATTGGCTGCCACTCTTGACTGATTTGGCAGCCAATTGATGCCCTCCCTAAGCACTGGTATTGACTGTGGATGTACAACAACAACCAGGCTGACATGATCCCCTCTTTTCATCTGACAGTTGAATCAATGGGCCAGTAGATTAGTTAATCCAATTACATTGTGGCCTGAATATGGGCAAGGGCACATGTAGCAATTTGTTGCTTGCAGGAAATCGCCGGTCCCACTGGAGCAAAacttatatactaatatatattgcCATTCTGATCCATTAGAATTGCCACATAATTCCTGGATAGTCAAAAAGGCATTTTCTCATGATTACTCAGGATTGGGACATTTACATGTGGCGATTCTAATCCATCCAGATCGCAAAGTATTTTTAGGAGATTTCTAGTGCTGATTTCCCATGGAAATTTACATCATGAGGCTTTGCCTAaatatctgcttgcttggcaattCACCCTATGTACCCGGCTCTTGACATTTGTAATAGACCGAACAAATGTATAGTGTTTCCATTCACATCTGGGTTTCGCATCCAGTTTGTAAATATTTTCTGGTTCTGGAACCAGTAACTGGAtagcaaacaaacaaatatactgagagaatataattaattaaatataattgaaCTTCAATCTTCGGGGGGTGAATGGGTGTAATTAAATACGGGTAGGTTAGTTTACTTGGGGTCTTGTTCTGTGTAGTAGAGGGAGCCATTGAGCCACTGTTGACACTGTTGACTTGGGTGGGAGTGGGTAGCAGCTGAACAAATGCTAGGGCAATGCAGACTGGATACAAATAGAGCCGAGTTGCTCTGTATATTTTTTGATGTATAGGTAAGCAACAGAACCTGTGAGAAGCCTTAACCCCCCCACACAAACACCTGCATTGGCAAAGTTGGAAAGACTCCCCCAACCAATATGCTTTGCCAAAGTCTGACAGGCCTGCCCTGCTGACTCTTACATGCTCCTCATGTTTTGGAGCAATTGTTGGAATATTCACATGCCCAGCCTTGGCTGCAGTAGCATTTCACATCCAAAGGTGTATATAGAATTACAGTCCCCCTCTTCAGCTATCATGTTTCATGCTGAAGGAAAGCATACTACTTGTGTATGTGTACCAGATGTTGTTGGGCTGGGCAGAGCTCAGGACACACATGGGAATGGTTGAGATTCCCAGCTGCTACCTCCTTCTCCTGTTTCTTATATGGGATACAGACATGGACCACTGAGTGCTGCCTGGGTGTGTGCCCTGTTAATGGGGATTCTtgctgtgccttttattatagttACAGCTTATCCATTTAACATCATATTATTACTCCTTCAGGTTCCACCCAATGGAAAGAATCTGTGATATGTGATTAGCCTCTCTGGCAGACCAGTGCCGCTCACCTTCAATTTCCCTTAACTATAGGAGGCATTTCTCTTCTAGGAAAAATTACGTTTTGTGTTTTGTATTCCTCAGCTTTTAACCTTTGTCACAAAAGAACACATTTaacccatttgtttttattttattcttatcaCTGTTTTATTCATTGAAATCCTGAAATTATTCATGATTAGTACCCATGAGCAATGGAAAAGTGGTAGGCACACCGATAGCTAGGAAATGGGGCAAGTAGTAGACACCCCATTAGCTATAAATACTGCACACACTATGAAACTTATGGATGGCTGGCATTAACTATAACATATAAGTTTAGGCACCGTATTATATTTGAAGTGGACCCGGGTAGGGATGAGTGAGAGTAAAAGTCATCTCATTAGCTAGGAAATGGGGAGCTGGTGAGCACCTATAAGttataaaatttaatttttattaggtACCCTGTTAGCAAACCCACCATCACTATTTTGTTTAGTTGTTATTAGCTCACTGACATCTTGCTTTTCTTTTCACAGACTTTTCTGTTCCTGGACATGCTTACTTAAAACAATATTTAAGATGGCCTTTGATTTATCAACTGTTGTCCAGCCGGACATGCTGCAGAACATTGATAATCGGACAGTGGACACTGGTCAAGATGACCCGTTTGATGGCTTCTGTAGCTTGGAAAGTGAACGGCATTATGATGTGGTTCCTACAGTTGTGTGCTCTCTGTGCTGCCTCTTTGGGCTGGTATACACCTTTTTTGGTAAGAGAAAATATGAATGTGGGTGGAAAACTATAAATTTTAGGTTTTTAGGGTGGAAGCCATTAGCGCAACATCATATTTCGATTACTATCTGTCCTTCATTTCTTACACAAAAGAGCTAAGCAcagtttaacaatatattttatgtGCCAGGATGATTTATTCTAGCATGAAATATGATGGCCCAAAACATTAATCCCCATATTAAATTCACAACAGATTGGCACATCTATCAGCTTTGATATATCTGGAAAAATCATTCTAAAGGTCATAAAAAATCCACCTAAAAATGATGTGTCACAGTAAGAGAATAAAAGCTATATCTTGGGGGATGAGAATTTTgcccacagttttttttaatgggtGCTATAGTGTTGAAGTAGTCTTCATAAGTAGAACAGGGTGGTAGAAGAACTCTGGTTTAGACCGGAAGCACATTGGTGCTAAAGATGGGCCTACATGCCAGGCTGCTGAATGATCAGAGCTTTACGCTGATCAGAGTTGGTTGTTTACCAGTTCAGGCAGAAGTGTGAGGGTTTTTAGAAATAGTGGGAATGGAATGTATAATAACAAGAATTTTAGGTTGACTGCATTTGGCACACAGGAAAGTTTAGGCGCTTTACAAAATAGTCATTGGTCAATGGTCATCCAATAATAATGAGTAAACCATGGTCTACAAGTAAAGTTCATCCTATAATCATCACTAGGCACATAATACTACTCTCTGTATAAATAGCATTATCACCCAGTCATTCCTCATGGAGAATGCATGTTTTGCTAAAATCAATAAGAAAGTCTCTGTCTACTCATTCTGCTTTAATATATTGCAAAAGCACAACTTAAACCTACATAGTCTTGCCTTTTTATTTCATGTCTATTTCTCTTTTTTGGTTTACAGGCTATCGATGTTTCAAAGCCATTATGTTTTTATCTGGTCTGCTGGCTGGTTCGGCAGTCATATTTTTACTTTGCTATAAGGAGCGGATCATGGACACACAGCTGAGCCTAGAACTCAGTGCAGGCATAGCTTTGGGCATTGGCCTCCTCTGTGGACTTGTCACTATGCTTGTGCACAGTGTGGGTCTCTTCATGACAGGACTTTTGCTGGGACTTCTGCTTGCCATTGCCTCCTTAGTAGGCCTTGAACAGTTTTATCACCCTCCCAGTGCATGGATTCCAGTGGGGCTGATGATGGGTTCTGCTATGCTCTTTGCTGTACTGACTCTTCAATGGCAAAAGCTTTTCACAGTGGTTTCTACTGCAACATTTGGGGCAGCAATCTTGACTGTGTGTACAGATTACTTCATAGAGCTGATGCTGCTGGTACAGTATGTGTACGACCGCCTTCGCTTAGAGACCTCTCACCCCCTCTGCTGGTATAGCTGGGTTATCCTGGGCATGTGGCCAGTGCTGAGTGTCTTGGGAATCGTAGTTCAGTGGAAGCTGACAGCTGAGGGATTCTCTCATACTGATGGTGAGTATACTTCCACATTCATTTTTCTAGTCCTAAACTCCTGAGAGGATGACCATCAAGCAACTAGCATGTGCAGATTCAAATCTCTAGCTGTATAAAGGaatgaatataataaaatgtaaggCGTCTATACACAGACCAACATCATTTGGTTCGCAAATTATGCCTACCTTACGTGATATCTGAATGTGCCCCATATTAAGGCCAGATCAGCCTGGTTTGTCCCATTGCTTTGGTGGGCCAATCATGCAGAGATTTATTTGTTTGGGGACCTTGCCTAATTAACATATTGTTGTGTATACGCTACTTAATTGGTCACAAATGTGTACAGAATAGGGGATCTTATTGGTCAGGATGGAAGATTTTGCCATATTGCTTTTGATTGGGATATCAAGCATCTCCTTTAAAAAgtgaatgtatatatttttttaattatttaatacgGAAGACGCcaatatttataaggatattattctAAACTGGATCTTGGGTAGTAGTTTGTTGGAGTGTCTAATACCATGGCAAGATGAGAGAGTACTTGATCAACAGAAAATATGGACATCAGTTCTATATCTCAGAGCCAGTGCTTCTGAAATGCTCACAACCCACTGAAGTATTTCTCTACCAGAGTCTTCTATGTTTAATTTCAATTGATCAATTAATTTTGCTCACATAACCTTTCTATTCTTGTAAAGTCTATTGCCATGTACAGTTTCATTGTGACTTTCTGTCCCACCACTGAGCAGGCTTCAGTGAAAGGAAAGTTGAATGTTGTGCCCAAGGCTAAAAAGGAAAACAGACGTGTAACTCTGC
This sequence is a window from Xenopus tropicalis strain Nigerian chromosome 2, UCB_Xtro_10.0, whole genome shotgun sequence. Protein-coding genes within it:
- the tmem198 gene encoding transmembrane protein 198 — translated: MAFDLSTVVQPDMLQNIDNRTVDTGQDDPFDGFCSLESERHYDVVPTVVCSLCCLFGLVYTFFGYRCFKAIMFLSGLLAGSAVIFLLCYKERIMDTQLSLELSAGIALGIGLLCGLVTMLVHSVGLFMTGLLLGLLLAIASLVGLEQFYHPPSAWIPVGLMMGSAMLFAVLTLQWQKLFTVVSTATFGAAILTVCTDYFIELMLLVQYVYDRLRLETSHPLCWYSWVILGMWPVLSVLGIVVQWKLTAEGFSHTDVIISRRQKRLQLLRIRQKDAKKRQNVASQEGTYRRKANPMKRYTGDILAPSYLQSLRERQTGTGTSMSSLSTNMQTIVDMDYECGSTVPLTATTPVIHV